In the genome of Streptomyces collinus, one region contains:
- a CDS encoding SDR family NAD(P)-dependent oxidoreductase, whose amino-acid sequence MELALHGRKLLITGGTRGIGRGIVLAAARAGADVLTCYRQESEAVDSLTAALKETAGDHHVIRADVGDTAEADRLVGEAKDRFGRLDGVVNNAGVISHIPFGELPADEWSRILDTNLTAAYRIIHQALPLLGTGSSVVNIGSRGAAAGIPLRAHYTAAKAAMIGLTRSLAKELGPKGIRVNVVAPGVIETEAFADMPAERAAGLRATYSQKTALARLGTVEELAGPVLFLLSDAAAYITGETLNVDGGI is encoded by the coding sequence ATGGAACTCGCACTGCACGGCAGGAAACTGCTCATCACCGGCGGCACCCGGGGCATCGGGCGGGGCATCGTCCTCGCCGCGGCCCGGGCGGGCGCCGACGTCCTCACCTGCTACCGGCAGGAGAGCGAGGCCGTCGACAGCCTGACCGCCGCGCTGAAGGAGACCGCCGGCGACCACCACGTGATCCGCGCGGACGTCGGTGACACCGCCGAGGCCGACCGCCTCGTCGGCGAGGCCAAGGACCGCTTCGGTCGCCTCGACGGCGTGGTCAACAACGCGGGCGTGATCAGCCACATCCCGTTCGGGGAACTGCCGGCCGACGAGTGGTCGCGCATCCTCGACACCAACCTCACCGCGGCCTACCGGATCATTCACCAGGCGCTGCCGCTGCTCGGCACCGGCTCCTCGGTCGTCAACATCGGCTCGCGCGGAGCCGCCGCGGGCATACCACTGCGCGCCCACTACACCGCCGCGAAGGCCGCCATGATCGGGCTGACCCGTTCCCTCGCGAAGGAACTCGGCCCGAAGGGCATCCGGGTCAACGTGGTGGCCCCCGGCGTCATCGAGACCGAGGCCTTCGCCGACATGCCCGCCGAGCGCGCCGCCGGACTGCGCGCCACCTACTCCCAGAAGACCGCCCTGGCCCGCCTCGGCACCGTCGAGGAACTCGCCGGACCGGTGCTGTTCCTGCTCTCCGACGCCGCCGCGTACATCACCGGCGAGACCCTCAACGTCGACGGGGGGATCTGA
- a CDS encoding antibiotic biosynthesis monooxygenase family protein, which translates to MPEPTEKVFRVMLRMQIKSGMEHEFEKVWLEVGDSVTTHPANLGQWLSRSAEEDGIYYIVSDWVDEPLFREFETSDRHLEHRQKLHPYRSGGSMTTMHVVAALAGAAS; encoded by the coding sequence ATGCCCGAGCCCACCGAGAAGGTCTTCCGGGTCATGCTGCGCATGCAGATCAAGTCCGGCATGGAGCACGAGTTCGAGAAGGTGTGGCTGGAGGTCGGCGACTCGGTCACCACCCACCCCGCCAACCTCGGCCAGTGGCTGTCCCGCAGCGCCGAGGAGGACGGCATCTACTACATCGTCAGCGACTGGGTGGACGAACCGCTGTTCCGCGAGTTCGAGACCAGCGACCGCCATCTGGAGCACCGCCAGAAACTGCACCCCTACCGCAGCGGCGGCTCCATGACGACCATGCACGTCGTCGCCGCCCTGGCCGGCGCCGCGTCGTGA
- a CDS encoding antibiotic biosynthesis monooxygenase family protein has translation MTGGAIEVVLYHLSDEPDLVLPAYHEASRRMAGTAGLLGNKLLHALGDPRSYVVVSRWSDWEAFTAWESGSAHKDQTAPLRPLRDTGRDRPFEIYRELASYPEGRAATPTADVKEGV, from the coding sequence GTGACCGGCGGCGCCATCGAGGTGGTGCTCTACCACCTGAGCGACGAACCGGACCTGGTGCTGCCCGCGTACCACGAGGCCAGCCGCCGGATGGCGGGCACCGCCGGCCTGCTCGGCAACAAGCTGTTGCACGCCCTCGGCGACCCGCGCTCCTACGTCGTGGTCAGCCGCTGGTCCGACTGGGAGGCGTTCACCGCCTGGGAGAGCGGCTCCGCCCACAAGGACCAGACCGCACCGCTGCGTCCGCTGCGCGACACCGGCCGGGACCGGCCCTTCGAGATCTACCGGGAGCTCGCCAGCTACCCGGAGGGCCGGGCCGCCACCCCCACCGCCGACGTCAAGGAAGGAGTCTGA
- a CDS encoding cytochrome P450 family protein: protein MARTDAPQAAPPADLFTPAFHQNPHEALAGLRRTAPAVPVMTPNGLRTWLVTGHEHARALLADPRLSKDMRVGRDLIPRNFVDPDKQREFLAESGERSQFPHVLSVHMLDSDPPDHTRLRRLVGRAFTARRVESLRPRITELTDELLDAMARHERLDLMEALAFPVPFTVICWLLGVPPDDRAAFRRWSNLLVSGAGTDEVREASASMITYLTELIEAKRNEPADDMLTDLVHARDAGDQLSSDELISMAFLLLVAGHETTVNLIGNGALALLTHPEVREQLAADESLWPGAVEEFLRYDGPVTNATWRFTTEPVEVGSVTIPEGEFVTISIGAAGRDPDRYPDPDRLDITRAHSGSVAFGHGIHHCLGAPLARLEGRIVLSRLFARLPGLRLAADPDELSWRSSLMMRGLEELPVFTA, encoded by the coding sequence ATGGCACGCACGGACGCCCCGCAAGCAGCCCCGCCCGCCGACCTGTTCACCCCCGCCTTCCACCAGAACCCGCACGAGGCGCTGGCCGGCCTGCGGCGCACCGCGCCCGCCGTGCCCGTCATGACACCCAATGGCCTGCGCACCTGGCTGGTCACCGGACACGAGCACGCCCGGGCACTGCTGGCCGATCCCCGGCTGAGCAAGGACATGCGGGTCGGCCGGGACCTCATTCCGCGGAACTTCGTCGATCCCGACAAGCAGCGGGAGTTCCTCGCGGAGTCGGGGGAGCGCAGCCAGTTCCCGCACGTCCTCAGCGTGCACATGCTGGACAGCGACCCGCCGGACCACACCCGGCTGCGCCGGCTCGTCGGCCGGGCCTTCACCGCGCGACGGGTCGAGTCCCTGCGGCCGCGCATCACCGAACTCACCGACGAACTGCTGGACGCCATGGCCCGGCACGAGCGGCTGGACCTCATGGAGGCCCTGGCCTTCCCCGTGCCGTTCACGGTCATCTGCTGGCTGCTCGGCGTCCCCCCGGACGACCGGGCCGCGTTCCGCCGCTGGTCCAACCTGCTCGTCTCCGGCGCGGGCACCGACGAGGTACGCGAGGCCAGCGCGTCGATGATCACGTACCTGACGGAGCTGATCGAGGCCAAGCGGAACGAGCCGGCCGACGACATGCTCACCGACCTGGTGCACGCCCGGGACGCCGGCGACCAGCTGTCGTCCGACGAGCTGATCTCCATGGCGTTCCTGCTGCTGGTGGCCGGCCACGAGACCACGGTCAACCTCATCGGCAACGGCGCCCTGGCCCTGCTCACCCACCCCGAGGTGCGCGAGCAGCTCGCGGCGGACGAGTCGCTGTGGCCCGGGGCCGTGGAGGAGTTCCTCCGCTACGACGGCCCGGTCACCAACGCCACCTGGCGCTTCACCACCGAACCCGTCGAGGTCGGCTCCGTCACCATCCCCGAGGGCGAGTTCGTGACCATCTCGATCGGCGCCGCCGGCCGGGACCCGGACCGCTACCCCGACCCGGACCGCCTGGACATCACCCGCGCCCACTCCGGCTCGGTCGCCTTCGGCCATGGCATCCACCACTGCCTGGGCGCCCCGCTCGCCCGGCTGGAGGGCCGGATCGTCCTCAGCCGTCTGTTCGCGCGCCTTCCCGGGCTGCGGCTCGCCGCGGACCCGGACGAACTGAGCTGGCGCAGCAGCCTGATGATGCGCGGCCTCGAAGAACTCCCGGTGTTCACGGCGTGA
- a CDS encoding SAM-dependent methyltransferase gives MERQDTGPAPRTTERPTWAPPEVDIDTPSIARVYDHWIGGTHNFPADRELARKVAAGNPDLPATLKANRAFLRRAVRELSALGIRQFLDIGSGIPAEGNVHDVALAAHPDSRVVYVDIDPVAVAHGRALLADEPRAAVFQGDLYKSREILEAEDTRRLIDFDRPVALILAAVLHFVPDGDDPLALVRRYTERLAPGSALVISHAGAEEVPRTAPEAAEQYRGAVSQVIWRDNRELAALFEDFELVTPGVVRAPLWRPEPADTPDPALAMLAGVALKPAR, from the coding sequence GTGGAACGTCAGGACACCGGACCCGCACCCCGCACCACCGAACGCCCCACCTGGGCCCCGCCCGAGGTCGACATCGACACCCCGAGCATCGCCCGGGTCTACGACCACTGGATCGGCGGCACCCACAACTTCCCGGCGGACCGGGAACTCGCCCGCAAGGTCGCGGCCGGCAACCCGGACCTCCCGGCCACCCTCAAGGCAAACCGCGCCTTCCTGCGCCGCGCGGTACGCGAGCTGTCCGCGCTCGGCATACGGCAGTTCCTCGACATCGGCTCCGGCATCCCGGCCGAGGGCAACGTGCACGACGTGGCCCTCGCCGCCCACCCGGACAGCAGGGTCGTTTACGTCGACATCGACCCGGTGGCCGTCGCGCACGGTCGGGCGCTGCTCGCCGACGAACCTCGGGCGGCCGTCTTCCAGGGCGACCTGTACAAGTCCCGGGAGATCCTGGAGGCGGAGGACACCCGTCGGCTGATCGACTTCGACCGGCCGGTCGCGCTGATCCTCGCCGCCGTACTGCACTTCGTCCCGGACGGCGACGATCCGCTCGCTCTGGTGCGCCGGTACACCGAGCGGCTGGCACCCGGCAGCGCCCTGGTGATCTCGCACGCCGGCGCGGAGGAGGTCCCGAGGACGGCGCCGGAGGCGGCCGAGCAGTACCGGGGCGCGGTGAGCCAGGTGATCTGGCGCGACAACCGGGAACTTGCCGCGCTGTTCGAGGACTTCGAGCTTGTGACGCCCGGTGTGGTCCGGGCCCCGCTGTGGCGCCCCGAACCGGCCGACACCCCCGACCCGGCGCTCGCGATGCTGGCCGGAGTGGCACTCAAACCGGCTCGGTGA
- a CDS encoding peptide MFS transporter: MDTSLTPQDSPPATAGSAPPRAGDHRPGFGTLLAVDLWERFSFFGMAAILVLYLTASEARGGMGMAPQPATAIFAAYMSLCFMAGLPGGWLADRVLGARRAVLLGGVLITCGHAVLAVPVTGTLYAGLLLVVGGTGLVKPAMAAMVAGVSGDGEGRREAAFSLFYMCIQVSALIAPVVTGLLAERVAWHLGFAAAAVGMTAGLIQFALGLRRYGDVGARPPRPVPRPEALAMLRRAAWVTGSVGALVVLPVSRGLLPLPVVLAALGLTTITLPFWYLRSLRLAHAPGTGHRRRLTGFTALMAASAAFWMIFAQSGSVLSLFAERHTDRDVLGFEVPASWFQSVHPLFVLLVAPLFARLWVRAPRVDVPVKFAGALIAAGSSFLLMAVAATLAEHGPVGPHWLLLVYLLYSCGEIALAPAGLALAAAVAPPGSTSRLLAVNGLFGAVGVVVGGQLFRLTTVLSPATYFLLLGAFVLAVGTTIALGTPRLRTLLALRRNPGP, encoded by the coding sequence GTGGACACGTCCCTCACCCCACAGGACTCCCCGCCGGCCACCGCGGGCTCCGCACCTCCGCGGGCCGGTGACCACAGGCCCGGCTTCGGCACACTGCTCGCGGTCGACCTGTGGGAGCGGTTCAGCTTCTTCGGCATGGCGGCGATCCTGGTCCTCTACCTGACCGCTTCCGAGGCGCGCGGCGGCATGGGCATGGCGCCGCAGCCGGCCACCGCGATCTTCGCGGCGTACATGTCGCTCTGCTTCATGGCCGGCCTGCCCGGCGGCTGGCTCGCCGACCGGGTGCTGGGTGCGCGCCGGGCCGTGCTGCTCGGCGGTGTGCTGATCACCTGCGGCCACGCGGTACTGGCGGTTCCGGTGACGGGCACGCTCTACGCCGGTCTGCTGCTGGTCGTCGGGGGGACGGGCCTGGTCAAGCCGGCCATGGCGGCGATGGTCGCGGGGGTCAGCGGGGACGGGGAGGGCCGCCGCGAGGCGGCCTTCTCGCTCTTCTACATGTGCATCCAGGTCAGCGCGCTCATCGCCCCCGTGGTCACCGGGCTGCTCGCCGAGCGCGTCGCCTGGCACCTCGGCTTCGCGGCGGCCGCCGTCGGCATGACGGCGGGACTGATCCAGTTCGCCCTGGGCCTGCGCCGGTACGGGGACGTCGGCGCGCGTCCGCCCCGCCCGGTGCCGCGCCCCGAGGCCCTCGCGATGCTCCGGCGCGCCGCGTGGGTCACGGGGTCGGTGGGCGCGCTGGTGGTGCTGCCGGTGTCCCGCGGACTGCTGCCTCTTCCCGTGGTGCTCGCCGCCCTCGGCCTGACGACCATCACCCTCCCGTTCTGGTACCTGAGGTCACTCCGCCTGGCCCACGCGCCGGGCACGGGCCACAGGCGCCGGCTGACCGGCTTCACCGCGCTGATGGCGGCGTCGGCCGCCTTCTGGATGATCTTCGCGCAGAGCGGTTCGGTGCTCAGCCTCTTCGCCGAGCGTCACACCGACCGGGATGTGCTCGGTTTCGAGGTCCCCGCGAGTTGGTTCCAGTCGGTGCACCCGCTCTTCGTCCTGCTGGTCGCCCCGCTCTTCGCCCGGCTCTGGGTACGGGCGCCGCGGGTGGACGTGCCGGTCAAGTTCGCGGGCGCGCTGATCGCGGCAGGCTCCAGCTTTCTGCTGATGGCGGTCGCGGCCACGCTCGCCGAGCACGGCCCGGTCGGCCCGCACTGGCTGCTGCTGGTCTACCTGCTGTACTCCTGCGGCGAGATCGCACTCGCCCCGGCGGGCCTGGCACTCGCCGCGGCGGTGGCCCCACCCGGCAGCACCAGCCGCCTGCTCGCGGTGAACGGCCTGTTCGGCGCGGTGGGAGTGGTCGTGGGAGGCCAGCTGTTCCGGCTGACGACGGTGCTGTCGCCGGCGACGTACTTCCTGCTGCTCGGCGCCTTCGTACTGGCAGTCGGCACAACCATCGCCCTCGGCACCCCGCGCCTACGCACACTCCTCGCCCTCCGGAGGAACCCCGGCCCCTGA
- a CDS encoding N-6 DNA methylase — MPVPPPGSEGHLHALVQAIGSIQRVGPLLDQCLRDLSADQAEGSRYFTPDDMARLMVGAAVPRDRHRVLDPVCGSGGLLVESHRYVRENVGLDPTMSLQGKEQHAHTSQVARMNFAVRGITAHVFPPGDSLADPEPEPHDIILANLPFNQRDWAPEDKTERDVRRSPSPIPVDPRWPEESPSKGSANSAWIQHIAHALAPAGRAVFLMADSVANSRQPVTRRLRERLLRDDLVECVIALPPRVFGHSKAPACLWVLNKDKSARPGWGARDRRRQVLFINARRAFEPVPKSRARRLGETNTTAVLATLAAWRGLSENGAAASPYDDAVGWSRSCSTREIADRESSLMPTSYVMEPPGPERDTRSRVEQLKLELTDQFQQMRALELQLLDALEEM; from the coding sequence ATGCCCGTTCCGCCCCCTGGTTCCGAAGGACACCTGCACGCTCTCGTCCAGGCCATCGGTTCCATCCAGCGGGTCGGGCCCCTGCTCGACCAGTGCCTCCGTGACCTCTCGGCGGACCAGGCTGAGGGCAGCCGCTACTTCACGCCGGATGACATGGCGCGTCTCATGGTTGGTGCGGCCGTCCCCCGTGACAGGCACAGAGTGCTGGACCCGGTCTGCGGTTCAGGAGGACTGCTCGTCGAGAGCCACCGCTACGTCCGCGAAAACGTCGGGCTGGACCCGACCATGTCTTTGCAGGGAAAGGAGCAGCACGCCCATACCTCACAGGTGGCCCGCATGAACTTCGCGGTACGTGGGATCACGGCTCACGTCTTCCCGCCCGGGGACAGCCTCGCGGATCCCGAACCGGAGCCCCACGACATCATCCTGGCCAACCTCCCCTTCAACCAGCGCGACTGGGCACCCGAGGACAAGACGGAGCGGGACGTCCGCCGGTCGCCTTCCCCGATCCCGGTCGATCCCAGGTGGCCGGAGGAGTCTCCGTCCAAAGGATCCGCCAACTCCGCGTGGATTCAGCACATCGCGCACGCGCTGGCTCCGGCCGGACGTGCCGTCTTCCTGATGGCCGACAGCGTGGCCAACAGCAGACAGCCCGTCACCCGAAGGCTTCGCGAGCGCCTCCTGCGTGACGATCTCGTCGAATGCGTGATCGCTCTGCCACCTCGCGTGTTCGGTCACTCCAAAGCCCCCGCCTGTCTGTGGGTGCTCAACAAGGACAAGAGCGCTCGCCCCGGCTGGGGTGCCCGGGACCGCCGTCGGCAGGTGCTGTTCATCAACGCGCGGCGAGCTTTCGAACCGGTCCCGAAGTCGAGAGCGCGGAGGCTGGGCGAGACGAACACGACAGCGGTCCTGGCCACCTTGGCGGCCTGGCGTGGCCTCTCCGAGAACGGTGCTGCGGCCTCGCCGTACGACGACGCCGTCGGCTGGTCCCGAAGCTGCTCCACCAGGGAGATCGCCGACCGCGAGTCCAGTCTGATGCCGACCTCGTACGTCATGGAGCCTCCTGGCCCAGAGCGGGACACACGGAGCCGGGTCGAGCAGCTCAAGCTCGAACTAACCGATCAGTTCCAGCAGATGCGCGCCCTGGAGCTCCAATTGCTGGACGCCTTGGAGGAGATGTGA
- a CDS encoding TetR/AcrR family transcriptional regulator yields MSAGTQQGRKPRADVQRNRAALLDAAQRHFLKYGVGTSLEAVAKEAGVGPGTLYRHFPTREALLAAVLQTRSEELVARQAEITQLGDTYKALEQWLRALEEYFSAFSGLPEPLMAAARAQDPDNPLTLPCDTVITATEEYVQAAQRTGHVRASVKGYDLFLAAISVAWLKGTGAVDEDSLDRLRVLTANGYGQA; encoded by the coding sequence ATGAGTGCCGGTACCCAGCAGGGGCGCAAGCCCCGTGCGGATGTCCAGCGCAACCGTGCGGCCCTCCTGGACGCGGCGCAGCGTCACTTCCTGAAATACGGGGTCGGTACGTCCCTGGAGGCGGTGGCCAAGGAGGCGGGCGTCGGGCCCGGCACCTTGTACCGGCACTTTCCCACCCGGGAAGCGCTGCTGGCGGCCGTTCTGCAGACGCGCTCCGAGGAGTTGGTGGCCCGCCAGGCGGAGATCACGCAGCTCGGCGACACCTACAAGGCGCTGGAGCAGTGGCTGCGTGCGCTGGAGGAGTACTTCAGCGCGTTCAGTGGACTGCCGGAGCCGCTCATGGCCGCGGCCAGGGCGCAGGATCCGGACAACCCGCTCACGCTCCCCTGTGACACGGTCATCACCGCCACCGAGGAGTACGTACAGGCCGCTCAGCGGACGGGGCATGTGCGCGCGTCGGTGAAGGGGTACGACCTGTTCCTCGCGGCCATCTCCGTGGCCTGGCTCAAGGGTACCGGCGCCGTCGACGAGGACTCGCTGGACCGGCTCCGCGTCCTGACCGCGAACGGCTACGGCCAGGCGTAA
- a CDS encoding NADPH-dependent F420 reductase produces the protein MKITVIGAGAIGGNLARKLAVAGHDVQVADARGPEAVPSEVVEAGARPVVLNAAVQERDVVILSIPFDRVPELADLFADVPAETVVIDTSNYYPHLNGRIEEVDNGQVETVRNAEKLGRPLVKAWNAALAETQRSKGLPAGKPGRIAIPVAADSDEARKVAMQLVDDTGFDPYDAGVLADSWRQQPMGPAYCTELTLDELGPALARADRVKDAAVRDSMFERFTALGDAPTHEDVVEMNRAAHR, from the coding sequence ATGAAAATCACTGTTATAGGTGCTGGTGCGATCGGCGGCAACCTCGCCCGCAAGCTCGCCGTGGCCGGTCACGACGTACAGGTCGCGGACGCCCGCGGCCCCGAGGCCGTGCCGAGCGAGGTCGTGGAGGCCGGTGCCCGCCCCGTTGTCCTGAACGCCGCCGTTCAGGAGCGCGATGTCGTCATCCTGTCGATCCCCTTCGACCGGGTCCCCGAGCTGGCCGATCTGTTCGCCGACGTTCCGGCCGAGACGGTGGTCATCGACACCTCGAACTACTACCCGCACCTCAACGGCCGCATCGAGGAGGTCGACAACGGGCAGGTGGAGACCGTCCGCAACGCCGAGAAGCTGGGCCGCCCCCTGGTCAAGGCGTGGAACGCGGCCCTGGCCGAGACCCAGCGTTCCAAGGGGCTGCCGGCGGGCAAGCCCGGACGGATCGCCATCCCTGTGGCGGCCGACTCCGACGAGGCGCGCAAGGTCGCCATGCAGCTCGTCGACGACACCGGCTTCGACCCGTACGACGCCGGTGTGCTCGCCGACTCCTGGCGCCAGCAGCCCATGGGCCCCGCCTACTGCACCGAGCTGACCCTCGACGAGCTCGGTCCGGCCCTGGCCAGGGCCGACCGCGTCAAGGACGCGGCCGTCCGCGACTCCATGTTCGAGCGTTTCACGGCCCTCGGCGACGCGCCCACCCATGAGGACGTCGTGGAGATGAACCGCGCCGCCCACCGCTGA
- a CDS encoding zinc-binding dehydrogenase, with translation MQSWRFNGTGKPLVLEEVEVPHAGPGEVVVDIKAAGLCHSDVSALDDPEWMASFPRLPMTLGHGNAGVISEVVPGMGHWRVGDRVGLAPLMPDGDAIGYGAWDGGYGPKVRATDANLVRLPNELSFERGAMATDAGLTSYHAMVTRGGAQAGMRIGVIGLGGLGYIGARIAVLLGAQVYAADVNPATRLLADEIGLAGVAESITEFTDKDLQLIVDYAGFGTTTAQAVETLAASGTLVQVGLGRTQSTVDTKTIVFKQLQILGSLSGTQQDLTELYALMRGGDLNPPINRITPDEIPDGLERLRKGGVVGRIIARYEN, from the coding sequence ATGCAGTCCTGGCGATTCAACGGCACCGGCAAACCTCTGGTCCTCGAAGAAGTGGAAGTGCCGCACGCCGGGCCGGGCGAGGTCGTCGTCGACATCAAGGCCGCCGGCCTGTGCCACTCCGATGTGAGCGCACTCGACGACCCGGAGTGGATGGCGTCGTTCCCGCGCCTACCGATGACCCTCGGCCATGGGAATGCGGGCGTCATCAGCGAGGTGGTCCCGGGCATGGGCCACTGGAGGGTCGGCGACCGCGTCGGCCTTGCACCGCTGATGCCCGACGGCGACGCCATCGGCTACGGCGCCTGGGACGGCGGCTACGGGCCCAAGGTCCGCGCCACCGACGCCAACCTCGTACGGCTGCCGAATGAGCTCTCCTTCGAGAGGGGCGCGATGGCCACCGACGCCGGCCTCACCTCGTATCACGCGATGGTCACCCGTGGCGGCGCCCAGGCCGGCATGCGGATCGGGGTGATCGGACTCGGCGGGCTCGGCTACATCGGCGCGCGCATCGCCGTGCTGCTGGGCGCACAGGTGTACGCGGCCGACGTCAACCCGGCAACCCGGCTGCTCGCCGACGAGATCGGCCTGGCCGGCGTCGCCGAATCGATCACCGAGTTCACGGACAAGGACCTGCAACTGATCGTGGACTACGCGGGGTTCGGCACCACCACCGCCCAGGCGGTCGAGACGCTCGCCGCGTCCGGGACGCTCGTACAGGTCGGCCTGGGGCGTACGCAGTCCACGGTCGACACCAAGACGATCGTCTTCAAGCAGCTGCAGATCCTCGGCTCGCTCTCGGGCACCCAGCAGGACCTCACCGAGCTGTACGCCCTGATGCGCGGCGGCGACCTCAACCCGCCGATCAACCGGATCACCCCGGACGAGATCCCCGACGGCCTGGAGCGCCTACGCAAGGGCGGGGTCGTCGGCCGCATCATCGCCCGCTACGAGAACTGA
- a CDS encoding nitroreductase: protein MPATASFFTDLVRTRHSPRQFLPTPLPAMDIRGILEDAQTAPSNSNTQPWHVHIISGAARDTLSNELLKAYEEDQTSPDFTSDYGEGIYRERSHQHAAIVYGARGVERSDREGRTEVIRENLRFYGAPHVALLFMPVLGDGVRTAGDIGMYAQNFLLSLTARGYRGIPQAVLGVYADTVRKSLGVDDELKLLFGIAFGIGDQTSPMHDINMGRIPLQQSVVVHDTPGVLDNR from the coding sequence TTGCCCGCCACCGCCTCGTTCTTCACCGATCTCGTGCGGACCCGGCACTCCCCCCGGCAGTTCCTGCCCACTCCGCTGCCCGCCATGGACATCCGCGGCATTCTGGAAGACGCGCAGACAGCCCCCTCGAACAGCAACACCCAGCCGTGGCACGTCCACATCATCTCCGGCGCGGCACGGGACACATTGAGCAATGAGCTCCTCAAAGCGTACGAGGAAGACCAGACCTCCCCCGACTTCACCTCCGACTACGGCGAAGGCATCTACCGGGAACGGTCGCACCAGCACGCGGCCATCGTCTACGGAGCCCGTGGCGTCGAACGCTCGGACCGGGAGGGCAGGACAGAGGTCATCCGCGAGAACCTGAGGTTCTACGGAGCGCCCCACGTCGCCCTCCTCTTCATGCCGGTGCTCGGCGACGGAGTGCGAACAGCCGGAGACATCGGCATGTACGCCCAGAACTTCCTGCTCTCGCTGACCGCACGCGGATACCGCGGCATCCCACAGGCCGTCCTCGGCGTCTACGCCGACACAGTCCGCAAATCCCTCGGCGTAGACGACGAGCTCAAGCTGCTCTTCGGAATCGCCTTCGGCATCGGCGATCAGACATCACCCATGCACGACATCAACATGGGACGCATCCCACTGCAGCAAAGCGTGGTCGTGCACGACACCCCCGGCGTCCTCGACAACCGCTAG
- a CDS encoding GntR family transcriptional regulator translates to MSEQPPYLRIADELRRRIAEHVWEPGDRLPSRAQIGQEYGVGENVVRRAQELLISQGVLEGRAGSGTYVAEPRQRVRIVRSSAREQPEKSPFRADMKALGKQGDWESRTDAKVPAPADIAARLGIVEGDLCVRTTYEFLADGRPVQLSTSWEPYDLTAGTLVVLPEGGPHAGAGVVNRLAAIGVTVSHAVEQPEPRQATAEEASLLGIQKAALVTHIRRTYYSDDGRPVETADIVVPAAHCEIVYEIPINR, encoded by the coding sequence ATGTCTGAGCAGCCACCCTACCTCCGCATCGCCGACGAACTCCGGCGGCGGATCGCGGAGCACGTGTGGGAGCCGGGGGACCGCCTGCCGTCGCGCGCTCAGATCGGCCAGGAGTACGGCGTGGGCGAGAACGTGGTCCGTCGGGCGCAGGAGCTGCTGATCTCGCAGGGCGTGCTGGAAGGCCGCGCCGGATCGGGGACCTACGTCGCCGAGCCCCGGCAACGGGTACGTATCGTCCGGTCGTCCGCGCGCGAGCAGCCCGAGAAGTCGCCGTTCCGTGCAGATATGAAGGCCCTGGGCAAGCAAGGCGACTGGGAGAGCAGGACCGACGCCAAAGTGCCGGCCCCGGCCGACATCGCCGCCCGACTCGGAATCGTCGAGGGTGACCTGTGCGTCCGAACCACGTACGAGTTCCTCGCCGACGGCAGGCCGGTGCAGCTGTCGACGAGTTGGGAGCCGTACGACCTCACCGCGGGCACGCTCGTCGTTCTTCCTGAGGGAGGCCCGCACGCCGGGGCCGGTGTCGTGAACCGCCTGGCCGCGATCGGCGTCACTGTGAGCCACGCCGTGGAGCAGCCCGAGCCACGACAGGCGACCGCCGAAGAGGCCTCACTTCTGGGCATCCAGAAGGCCGCGCTCGTCACGCACATCCGGCGGACGTACTACAGCGACGACGGGCGCCCCGTCGAGACAGCGGACATCGTCGTGCCCGCCGCTCACTGCGAGATCGTCTACGAGATCCCGATCAACCGATAG